The proteins below come from a single Juglans regia cultivar Chandler chromosome 12, Walnut 2.0, whole genome shotgun sequence genomic window:
- the LOC108980595 gene encoding uncharacterized protein LOC108980595, protein MASLATHFSAFLLLFPVGLRRLHFSSSLYLKNPSLYRSKTWYFSEPRWKNLDFYTLIIALPIASFSEIFIFLTFSGHPTYRFSFFQQSVTLFLFWALIVLVILRESTDPLLINEGFVFLFAGISFLVEYSVIGKGITGVSGAVYDLLGALTILCAGSSLYLSVNPSAFFAEFLLSSGLVFKGTWVLQTGLSLYTDVFGLKGCKKMSVLSAQGNADVQCDLQEDRLRGVALMNLLFTGHAILVLAVSIVLFGLLSSNRTLRCGEASGPLLMELESETMSKRAHPELEMD, encoded by the coding sequence ATGGCATCACTGGCAACCCATTTCTCGGCCTTTCTCCTCCTCTTCCCCGTAGGCCTCCGCCGCCTCCacttctcctcctctctctaCCTCAAAAACCCATCTCTCTACCGCTCCAAAACGTGGTATTTCTCCGAACCCAGATGGAAAAACCTCGATTTCTACACCCTCATCATCGCCCTCCCCATTGCCTCCTTCTCCGaaatcttcatcttcttgaCCTTCTCCGGTCACCCCACCTACCGATTCTCATTTTTCCAGCAATCAGTGACACTTTTTCTCTTCTGGGCATTGATCGTTCTCGTCATCCTTCGTGAATCCACAGACCCTTTGCTTATAAATGAAGGTTTTGTATTCTTATTCGCTGGAATTTCGTTTCTTGTCGAATATTCAGTGATCGGGAAGGGAATTACGGGTGTCTCTGGCGCTGTGTATGATTTGTTAGGTGCGTTGACGATCCTTTGCGCAGGTTCTTCCTTGTATTTATCGGTCAACCCTTCGGCGTTCTTCGCCGAGTTTTTGTTATCATCAGGATTGGTTTTCAAGGGTACTTGGGTGTTACAGACCGGCTTGTCTTTGTACACCGATGTATTTGGTTTAAAAGGGTGCAAAAAAATGTCCGTATTGTCGGCTCAGGGGAATGCTGATGTGCAATGTGATCTTCAGGAGGATAGGTTAAGGGGTGTTGCTCTGATGAATTTGCTATTTACTGGGCATGCAATCCTGGTCTTGGCTGTTAGCATTGTGTTGTTTGGGTTGCTATCGAGTAACCGGACTTTGAGGTGTGGCGAGGCAAGCGGGCCGTTGCTAATGGAGCTCGAGTCCGAGACAATGTCGAAGCGTGCACATCCCGAGCTTGAGATGGACTGA